The proteins below come from a single Beutenbergia cavernae DSM 12333 genomic window:
- a CDS encoding maltokinase N-terminal cap-like domain-containing protein — translation MAEIHRTTLTPSKVELLTAWLPRQRWYRSAGVPPVLTRRGGFRLDDPAGRVGVEILVVSDDAAAADGGPSVTYQVPLTYRDSPLPGAEHALVGTSEHGVLGTRYVYDAPHDPVYVAQLLALLAGRVGAQAQSLSDTPDPRFQGHAVTAGALDLASSRVLTGEQSNTSVVCEITDDDDARSSAVVVKLFRTLAAGENPDVGVTAALTAQSSPHVPPVVGYVDGPWTDASTGDEVRGDLAVAQEFVPGAQDAWTLALRAARAGDDFTQQARDLGTMTAGLHADLARALGVTPTDDAARAWVATSMRDRLAEAVAADPPLASRRGAIEARLAAFAAAPWPDLQRVHGDLHLGQVLRATAPDGSAAGTWVAVDFEGEPLRPLAERARPDLALRDVAGMLRSFDYAAAEAPEDTWASAARAAFLDGYRSASGLDLAAAQTLLGALELDKAVYELTYELRHRPDWAWIPRAAIERLLA, via the coding sequence ATGGCTGAGATCCACCGGACCACGCTCACGCCGTCGAAGGTCGAGCTGCTCACCGCCTGGCTGCCGCGCCAACGCTGGTACCGCTCCGCCGGCGTCCCACCCGTGCTGACGCGGCGCGGCGGCTTCCGGCTGGACGACCCGGCCGGGCGCGTCGGCGTCGAGATCCTCGTGGTGAGCGACGACGCCGCGGCGGCCGACGGCGGCCCGTCCGTCACGTACCAGGTGCCCCTCACGTATCGCGACTCCCCGCTCCCCGGCGCCGAGCACGCGCTCGTCGGGACGTCCGAGCACGGCGTGCTGGGCACGCGGTACGTCTACGACGCCCCGCACGACCCCGTGTACGTCGCGCAGCTGCTCGCGCTCCTGGCGGGCCGCGTCGGCGCGCAGGCGCAGAGCCTCAGCGACACGCCCGACCCCCGGTTCCAGGGGCACGCCGTCACGGCGGGGGCCCTGGACCTCGCGAGCAGCCGGGTGCTCACGGGCGAGCAGTCCAACACGTCCGTCGTCTGCGAGATCACGGACGACGACGACGCCCGGTCGAGCGCCGTCGTCGTCAAGCTGTTCCGCACGTTGGCCGCCGGCGAGAACCCCGACGTCGGCGTGACCGCCGCGCTCACCGCGCAGTCCTCGCCGCACGTCCCGCCCGTGGTCGGCTACGTCGACGGGCCGTGGACGGACGCGTCGACGGGCGACGAGGTGCGGGGCGACCTCGCCGTCGCCCAGGAGTTCGTGCCGGGAGCGCAGGACGCGTGGACCCTCGCGCTCCGGGCGGCGAGGGCCGGCGACGATTTCACCCAGCAGGCGCGCGACCTCGGGACCATGACGGCCGGCCTGCACGCCGACCTGGCGCGCGCTCTCGGCGTCACGCCGACCGACGACGCCGCCCGGGCGTGGGTCGCCACGTCCATGCGGGACCGGCTCGCCGAGGCGGTCGCCGCGGACCCCCCTCTCGCCTCCCGGCGCGGCGCGATCGAGGCGCGGCTGGCGGCATTCGCCGCGGCGCCGTGGCCGGACCTGCAGCGGGTCCACGGCGACCTCCACCTCGGCCAGGTGCTCCGTGCCACGGCTCCCGACGGGAGCGCCGCCGGGACCTGGGTCGCCGTCGACTTCGAGGGCGAACCGCTGCGGCCGCTCGCCGAGCGCGCACGGCCGGACCTGGCGCTGCGGGACGTCGCCGGGATGCTCCGGTCGTTCGACTACGCCGCGGCTGAGGCACCCGAGGACACCTGGGCGTCGGCGGCCCGCGCGGCGTTCCTCGACGGCTACCGGAGCGCGAGCGGTCTCGATCTCGCCGCCGCCCAGACGCTGCTCGGCGCGCTGGAGCTCGACAAGGCCGTGTACGAGCTGACGTACGAGCTGCGGCACCGCCCCGACTGGGCCTGGATCCCCCGCGCCGCGATCGAGCGCCTCCTCGCCTGA